A single region of the Variovorax paradoxus genome encodes:
- a CDS encoding acyl-CoA dehydrogenase family protein, with amino-acid sequence MNFSLNEDQRSLVAAIERLCEDFPADYWRDHDDRAAFPHEFHRAVAESGWLGIAMPEAQGGAGLGITEAALMMRAISASGAGMSGASAVHMNIFGLNPVVVFGSEAQRQRFLPPLIAGTEKACFAVTEPDAGLDTTSLKTQAVRQPNGSYLLHGRKIWISTAQVADRMLILTRTTPLDQVKKPTQGLTLFYTPLDRSKVEVREIHKLGRAAVDSNMLFIDGLQVPEEDRIGDEGRGFEYILHGLNPERILIAAEAIGIGRAALRIASQYAQERVVFGRPIGQNQGVAHPLARAWANLEAADLMVFKAATLYDAGEPCGIEANAAKYLAAEAAHDACQNAVLTLGGMGYAKEYHVERLLRESYIPRIAPVSPQMILNFIAEKALGLPKSY; translated from the coding sequence ATGAACTTTTCCCTGAATGAAGACCAGCGCTCGCTGGTGGCGGCCATCGAGCGCCTCTGCGAAGACTTTCCCGCCGACTACTGGCGCGACCACGACGACCGCGCCGCGTTCCCGCACGAGTTCCACCGCGCCGTGGCGGAAAGCGGCTGGCTCGGCATCGCGATGCCCGAGGCGCAGGGCGGTGCGGGCCTGGGCATTACCGAAGCGGCGCTGATGATGCGCGCCATCAGCGCATCGGGGGCGGGCATGTCGGGTGCTTCTGCGGTGCACATGAACATCTTCGGGCTCAACCCGGTGGTGGTGTTCGGCAGCGAGGCGCAGCGCCAGCGCTTCTTGCCGCCGCTGATTGCCGGCACCGAGAAGGCCTGCTTCGCCGTGACCGAGCCCGACGCAGGGCTCGACACCACGAGCCTCAAGACGCAGGCGGTGCGCCAGCCCAACGGCAGCTATCTGCTGCATGGCCGCAAGATATGGATCTCGACCGCACAGGTGGCCGACCGCATGCTGATCCTCACACGCACCACGCCCCTCGACCAGGTGAAGAAGCCCACGCAGGGCCTCACGCTGTTCTACACGCCGCTGGACCGAAGCAAGGTCGAGGTGCGCGAGATCCACAAGCTGGGGCGCGCGGCGGTCGACTCGAACATGCTCTTCATCGACGGGCTCCAGGTGCCCGAGGAAGACCGCATCGGCGACGAAGGCCGCGGTTTCGAGTACATCCTGCACGGGCTCAACCCCGAGCGCATCCTGATTGCGGCCGAGGCCATCGGCATCGGCCGCGCCGCATTGCGCATCGCCTCGCAGTACGCGCAGGAGCGCGTCGTGTTCGGCCGGCCCATCGGCCAGAACCAGGGCGTGGCGCATCCGCTCGCACGCGCCTGGGCCAACCTCGAGGCCGCCGACCTGATGGTGTTCAAGGCCGCCACGCTGTACGACGCGGGCGAGCCCTGCGGCATCGAGGCCAATGCAGCCAAGTACCTGGCGGCCGAAGCGGCGCATGACGCCTGCCAGAACGCCGTGCTCACGCTTGGCGGCATGGGCTATGCGAAGGAATACCATGTCGAGCGGCTGCTGCGCGAGAGCTACATTCCGCGCATTGCGCCGGTGAGCCCGCAGATGATCCTGAACTTCATCGCGGAAAAAGCGCTCGGCCTGCCCAAGTCGTATTGA